AATATCAGTTTGGTTTGCTACAAATAATCCGACAAGTGGACTGTCAATAAATATGTCAATTTCACCATCATTAAGATACATAACCAATTCATCAATCGAATCAGGGATCATTACTCGGCCTGAATATGTTGTTTTGCCATCACTGACCTTTTCTGCAATGTAGTTTGCCATGGGTTGAAATCTATCAGTCATTTTTGAGGCATCTCTGTGAATAGTAGCAATAGTAATTGTTTTTTGAGACAAATCAGAGTTTTTTTCGTCATAACTCTGAAACACGACAAACAGAACAATTCCTATTACCAGAAATGAAAGTAAAGTAAGAAGAATTTTTTTCACAATGCAATGTAAGAAAATCCTTTTAAAATAATTTAACAGTCAAACCATATGACAATTCGGGCTATTGTTGTTGATGACAACAATGGGATTAGAAACACATTCTCAGATCTGCTCAAAATGCATAAAATCAACGTGGTGGGTTCTGGAAATAACGGATTAGAAGCAGTAAAAAAGTTTCAAGAATTAAAACCAGATGTCATATTTTTAGACATAATGATGCCTAAGTATGATGGCATTTATGCAATGCAAGAGATAAGGAAAATAGATCCTAATGCAAACATCGTTATCATATCCGGTGCAGGGCCCAATGAAATGGAAGTTATAAAAAAAATGAAACCATCTGCAATAATTCATAAACCATTTGACATTAACAGTATTTTGCATGTTTTAAAAGAAGAGTTATGTCTTGAGACTGAATAAAAAATAAAAAAATTAGTTTGTGGTACTTGCCAGTAACATCTGATTTACATCTAGCACCATACATGCAGGATGTTCAATTTTTTCAGCAATCACACCACAAGTGTGACAAAACAGACGTGTAGGCTCGTTACAAAATTTGCAAGTTTTCTCTACTTCCAGATTTGAATTACAAACTGTGCATTTGTTGCTCATGAGAAGAGTATGTTTTCTTGATTAAAAAACAATTTGAAAATTAGAAAAAGCTAATTAGGCCATTCTAATTTTTCCAATGTTTTAGAATTGGAAGAGAGAATGAGTAGAGCAAGATAGTTAACTAAACCTAACTTTCACATAGTTTAAATGAAAAATTTTATGAGATAATTTATGCGAGAAGAGTCATGCAGGAGATGTGGAAATAAAATGGAGATCAGTACCAAGTGTGATGCATGTAAATTACCAAATAGATTTTATTGTCACAGTTGTGGTTTTGAGTCAGAAAAACAAATTCATAGTAAATGTACCATGAATTATTTCCATTCACAATTACTAACATGAGTTTTTGAAATTCTTTAATACAATACTGTTGTGATTCTTGCATGTCTGAGGACAATGTTGAAAAGGTCTACCCTGCAGGATACAAACCGAATGTAGAGATAAAAGAGAAACCAGGAGTCCGAAATCAACTATTAGA
Above is a window of Nitrosopumilus sp. K4 DNA encoding:
- a CDS encoding response regulator, with amino-acid sequence MTIRAIVVDDNNGIRNTFSDLLKMHKINVVGSGNNGLEAVKKFQELKPDVIFLDIMMPKYDGIYAMQEIRKIDPNANIVIISGAGPNEMEVIKKMKPSAIIHKPFDINSILHVLKEELCLETE